In the genome of Nycticebus coucang isolate mNycCou1 chromosome X, mNycCou1.pri, whole genome shotgun sequence, the window TTTACCACAAAGGTACATCACAAATATGTAAGTTTAGGAAGCAGAGGTCTCCCTATGAACTTCAGAGAAAACATCAGGATTCAGGGCATAAGGCAAAACTCATCACGATGGTCATGGTGAGGGGGGTCAGTACTAACTGCCCGCAGACTATGGCTCAACTGCTTTTCCCTCAGCTTTTCCATCAGCTGTCTCACCTCCTCTCCAATCCTTTCCATATTCTCTTCTCTCATCCTTGCCTGTGGCTCTCCAAGCCTGTGCATTACCTCCCATCTATACTGCAGGATGGGCTGCCTAACGCGGAATCGCCTACGATTTCCTCTAGGCACGGAGT includes:
- the LOC128577157 gene encoding protein BEX1-like, with protein sequence MESKEEQVVKDLNMDNANQENEEKVDKEQDANKGEPLALPLEYSVPRGNRRRFRVRQPILQYRWEVMHRLGEPQARMREENMERIGEEVRQLMEKLREKQLSHSLRAVSTDPPHHDHRDEFCLMP